In Pseudomonas fluorescens, a genomic segment contains:
- the mnmG gene encoding tRNA uridine-5-carboxymethylaminomethyl(34) synthesis enzyme MnmG — protein sequence MDFPSRFEVIVIGGGHAGTEAALASARMGVKTLLLTHNVETLGAMSCNPAIGGIGKSHLVKEIDALGGVMAMATDKGGIQFRVLNSRKGPAVRATRAQADRILYKAAVRETLENQPNLWIFQQAADDLIVEQDQVRGVVTQMGLRFFAESVVLTTGTFLGGLIHIGMQNYSGGRAGDPPSIALAKRLRELPLRVGRLKTGTPPRIDGRSVDFSVMTEQAGDTPIPVMSFMGSKEQHPKQVSCWITHTNGRTHEIIAANLDRSPMYSGVIEGIGPRYCPSIEDKIHRFADKESHQVFIEPEGLTTHELYPNGISTSLPFDVQIQIVQSIRGMENAHIVRPGYAIEYDYFDPRDLKYSLETKVIGGLFFAGQINGTTGYEEAGAQGLLAGTNAALRAQGKDSWCPRRDEAYIGVLVDDLITLGTQEPYRMFTSRAEYRLILREDNADLRLTEKGRELGLVDDARWAAFCKKRESIALEEQRLKSTWVRPGTEQGDAIAEKFGTPLTHEYNLLNLLSRPEIDYAGLVEVTGQGAEDPQVAEQVEIKTKYAGYIDRQQDEIARLRASEDTKLPADIDYTGISGLSKEIQSKLGITRPETLGQASRIPGVTPAAISLLMIHLKKRGAGRQLEQSA from the coding sequence GTGGATTTCCCTTCCCGTTTTGAAGTGATCGTCATCGGCGGCGGTCATGCCGGTACCGAGGCAGCACTGGCGTCAGCACGCATGGGCGTAAAAACCCTGTTGCTGACGCACAACGTGGAAACCCTCGGTGCGATGAGTTGCAACCCTGCCATCGGTGGGATCGGCAAAAGCCATCTGGTCAAGGAAATCGACGCCCTTGGCGGCGTGATGGCCATGGCTACCGACAAGGGTGGCATTCAATTTCGCGTGCTCAATAGCCGTAAAGGCCCGGCCGTGCGTGCCACACGGGCTCAAGCCGACCGCATCCTGTACAAAGCAGCGGTTCGCGAAACCCTGGAAAACCAGCCGAACCTGTGGATATTTCAACAGGCCGCCGATGACTTGATCGTCGAGCAAGACCAGGTACGTGGTGTCGTCACCCAGATGGGCCTGCGTTTCTTCGCGGAATCCGTGGTGTTGACCACCGGTACCTTCCTCGGCGGACTTATCCACATCGGCATGCAGAACTATTCCGGCGGCCGCGCCGGTGATCCTCCGTCGATTGCGTTGGCAAAGCGCCTGCGTGAATTGCCGCTGCGTGTCGGTCGCCTGAAAACCGGGACCCCGCCGCGTATCGACGGGCGGTCCGTGGATTTCTCTGTGATGACCGAGCAAGCCGGCGATACACCGATCCCGGTCATGTCGTTCATGGGCTCCAAAGAACAGCACCCGAAACAGGTGAGCTGCTGGATCACCCACACCAATGGCCGCACCCACGAAATCATTGCCGCGAATCTCGACCGTTCGCCGATGTACTCCGGGGTGATCGAAGGCATCGGTCCACGGTATTGCCCGTCGATCGAAGACAAGATCCACCGCTTTGCCGACAAGGAAAGCCACCAGGTCTTCATCGAGCCCGAAGGCCTGACCACTCATGAGCTGTACCCGAACGGGATTTCCACTTCCCTGCCGTTCGATGTGCAAATCCAGATCGTGCAATCGATTCGCGGCATGGAAAACGCACACATCGTGCGCCCGGGCTACGCCATCGAGTACGACTACTTCGACCCGCGTGACCTGAAGTACAGCCTGGAAACCAAAGTGATCGGCGGTTTGTTCTTTGCCGGACAAATCAACGGCACCACCGGTTATGAAGAAGCTGGTGCCCAAGGTTTGCTGGCCGGAACCAACGCTGCATTGCGTGCCCAGGGTAAAGACAGCTGGTGCCCGCGTCGCGATGAGGCGTACATCGGTGTATTGGTCGACGACCTGATTACCCTGGGCACCCAGGAACCGTACCGGATGTTCACGTCCCGGGCGGAATATCGCCTGATCCTGCGCGAAGACAACGCCGACCTGCGCCTGACCGAAAAAGGTCGCGAACTGGGCCTGGTCGATGACGCACGCTGGGCAGCCTTCTGCAAAAAACGCGAAAGCATCGCGTTGGAAGAGCAGCGCCTGAAAAGCACCTGGGTCCGCCCGGGCACCGAGCAGGGCGATGCGATTGCTGAAAAATTCGGCACGCCGCTGACCCACGAATACAACTTGCTGAACCTGCTGTCCCGTCCGGAAATCGACTACGCTGGTCTGGTCGAAGTGACCGGGCAGGGCGCAGAAGATCCGCAGGTCGCCGAGCAGGTCGAAATCAAGACCAAATACGCCGGTTACATTGACCGCCAGCAGGACGAGATCGCCCGCTTGCGCGCCAGTGAAGACACCAAGCTGCCTGCGGATATCGACTACACCGGCATTTCCGGGTTGTCGAAGGAAATTCAAAGCAAGCTGGGGATAACTCGGCCGGAAACCCTGGGCCAGGCGTCACGTATCCCTGGCGTAACCCCGGCAGCCATTTCGCTGTTGATGATTCATTTGAAAAAACGCGGCGCGGGCCGTCAGTTGGAGCAAAGCGCTTGA
- the atpB gene encoding F0F1 ATP synthase subunit A — MAETTASGYIQHHLQNLTFGQLPNGGWGFAHTAAEAKEMGFWAFHLDTLGWSVALGLIFVLIFRMAAKKATSGQPGALQNFVEVLVEFVDGSVKDSFHGRSPVIAPLALTIFVWVFLMNAVDLVPVDWIPQLAILISGDHHIPFRAVSTTDPNATLGMALSVFALIIFYSIKVKGIGGFIGELTLHPFGSKNIFVQALLIPVNFLLEFVTLVAKPISLALRLFGNMYAGELVFILIAVMFGSGLLWLSGLGVVLQWAWAVFHILIITLQAFIFMMLTIVYLSMAHEENH; from the coding sequence ATGGCAGAAACAACCGCTTCGGGCTATATCCAGCACCACTTGCAGAACCTGACCTTTGGTCAGCTTCCCAACGGCGGCTGGGGCTTCGCCCACACCGCAGCAGAAGCCAAGGAAATGGGCTTTTGGGCTTTCCACCTGGATACTCTGGGCTGGTCGGTCGCATTGGGTCTGATCTTCGTCCTGATTTTCCGCATGGCGGCAAAGAAGGCGACCTCCGGTCAGCCGGGTGCCTTGCAGAACTTCGTTGAAGTATTGGTCGAATTCGTCGATGGCAGCGTGAAAGACAGCTTCCATGGCCGTAGCCCAGTGATTGCACCGCTGGCACTGACCATCTTCGTCTGGGTGTTCCTGATGAACGCCGTCGACCTGGTACCGGTCGATTGGATTCCTCAACTGGCCATCCTGATTTCCGGCGATCACCACATTCCATTCCGTGCGGTTTCCACCACGGATCCTAACGCCACCCTGGGCATGGCCCTGTCGGTGTTCGCGTTGATCATTTTCTACAGCATCAAGGTCAAGGGCATCGGCGGCTTCATCGGCGAACTGACCCTGCACCCGTTCGGCAGCAAGAACATCTTCGTTCAAGCCCTGCTGATCCCGGTGAACTTCCTGCTGGAATTCGTAACCCTGGTCGCCAAGCCGATTTCCCTGGCACTGCGACTGTTCGGCAACATGTATGCCGGCGAGCTGGTATTCATTCTGATCGCTGTGATGTTCGGCAGTGGTCTGCTCTGGCTTAGCGGCCTGGGCGTTGTTCTGCAGTGGGCGTGGGCTGTGTTCCACATCCTGATCATCACCCTGCAGGCGTTTATCTTCATGATGCTGACCATCGTCTACCTGTCGATGGCGCACGAAGAGAACCATTAA
- the atpG gene encoding F0F1 ATP synthase subunit gamma, giving the protein MAGAKEIRSKIASIKSTQKITSAMEKVAVSKMRKAQMRMAASRPYAERIRQVIGHLANANPEYRHPFMIDRAVKRVGYVVVSSDRGLCGGLNTNLFKALVKDMAVNRENGVEIDLCVVGSKGAAFFRNFGGNVVAAISHLGEEPSINDLIGSVKVMLDAYLEGRIDRLSVVSNKFINTMTQQPTVEQLIPLVATPDQELKHHWDYLYEPDAKELLDGLMVRYVESQVYQAVVENNAAEQAARMIAMKNATDNAGDLISDLQLIYNKARQAAITQEISEIVGGAAAV; this is encoded by the coding sequence ATGGCAGGCGCAAAAGAGATTCGCAGTAAGATTGCGAGCATCAAAAGCACGCAAAAAATTACCAGCGCCATGGAAAAAGTGGCGGTCAGCAAAATGCGCAAGGCACAAATGCGCATGGCTGCTAGCCGTCCTTATGCGGAGCGTATCCGCCAGGTAATTGGGCATCTGGCCAACGCCAACCCGGAATACCGCCACCCGTTCATGATCGACCGCGCAGTCAAGCGTGTGGGTTATGTGGTAGTGAGCAGTGACCGTGGTTTGTGCGGTGGTTTGAATACCAACCTGTTCAAGGCCCTGGTCAAGGACATGGCGGTAAACCGCGAAAACGGCGTCGAGATCGATCTGTGTGTCGTTGGTAGCAAGGGTGCGGCCTTTTTCCGTAACTTCGGCGGTAACGTCGTTGCAGCTATCAGCCACCTGGGTGAAGAACCGTCGATCAATGATCTGATCGGCAGTGTGAAGGTGATGCTGGATGCGTACCTGGAGGGCCGGATTGACCGCCTGTCCGTGGTATCCAACAAGTTCATCAACACCATGACCCAGCAGCCAACCGTGGAGCAATTGATCCCACTGGTGGCGACCCCGGATCAGGAACTCAAGCACCACTGGGACTACCTCTACGAACCAGACGCCAAAGAGCTGCTTGACGGCTTGATGGTGCGCTACGTGGAGTCGCAGGTGTACCAGGCGGTGGTCGAGAACAACGCAGCTGAACAAGCGGCGCGGATGATCGCGATGAAAAACGCTACCGATAACGCCGGTGATCTGATCAGCGATTTGCAGCTGATCTACAACAAGGCGCGTCAGGCTGCGATCACCCAAGAGATCTCGGAAATCGTCGGCGGCGCTGCCGCGGTTTAA
- the atpA gene encoding F0F1 ATP synthase subunit alpha: protein MQQLNPSEISEIIKGRIDKLDVTSQARNEGTVVSVSDGIVRIHGLADVMYGEMIEFPGGVYGMALNLEQDSVGAVVLGAYTSLAEGMSAKCTGRILEVPVGKELLGRVVDALGNPVDGKGPLGNTETDAVEKVAPGVIWRKSVDQPVQTGYKAVDAMIPVGRGQRELIIGDRQIGKTALAIDAIINQKNSGIFCVYVAIGQKQSTIANVVRKLEENGALANTIIVAASASESPALQFLAPYSGCTMGEFFRDRGEDALIVYDDLSKQAVAYRQISLLLRRPPGREAYPGDVFYLHSRLLERASRVSEEYVEKFTNGAVTGKTGSLTALPIIETQAGDVSAFVPTNVISITDGQIFLESAMFNSGIRPAVNAGVSVSRVGGAAQTKIIKKLSGGIRTALAQYRELAAFAQFASDLDEATRKQLEHGQRVTELMKQKQYAPMSIADMALSLYAAERGFLTDVEIAKVGSFEQALIAYFNRDHAELMAKINVKGDFNDDIDAGMKAGIEKFKATQTW from the coding sequence ATGCAGCAACTCAATCCTTCCGAAATAAGTGAAATTATCAAGGGCCGCATCGACAAGCTCGATGTGACCTCCCAAGCCCGTAACGAAGGCACTGTCGTCAGCGTATCTGACGGTATCGTGCGGATTCACGGTCTGGCCGACGTCATGTACGGCGAGATGATCGAGTTTCCGGGCGGCGTCTACGGTATGGCCCTCAACCTGGAGCAAGACTCCGTAGGTGCCGTTGTATTGGGTGCGTACACCAGTCTGGCTGAAGGCATGAGCGCCAAGTGCACCGGCCGCATCCTGGAGGTTCCGGTTGGTAAGGAACTGCTGGGTCGCGTAGTCGACGCACTGGGTAACCCTGTTGACGGTAAAGGTCCACTGGGCAACACCGAGACCGATGCGGTCGAGAAAGTTGCTCCAGGCGTGATCTGGCGTAAGTCGGTAGACCAGCCTGTACAGACTGGCTACAAGGCTGTCGATGCCATGATCCCTGTCGGCCGTGGCCAGCGTGAGCTGATCATCGGTGACCGTCAGATCGGTAAAACCGCTCTGGCGATCGACGCGATCATCAACCAGAAGAACAGCGGCATTTTCTGCGTCTACGTAGCCATTGGTCAGAAGCAATCGACCATCGCCAACGTGGTTCGCAAGCTGGAAGAAAACGGCGCCCTGGCCAACACGATCATCGTGGCTGCCAGTGCTTCGGAATCTCCTGCGCTGCAATTCCTGGCACCGTACTCCGGTTGCACCATGGGTGAATTCTTCCGCGACCGCGGTGAAGACGCGCTGATCGTTTATGACGATCTGTCCAAGCAAGCAGTGGCTTACCGCCAGATTTCCCTGCTGCTGCGCCGTCCACCAGGCCGTGAAGCTTACCCAGGCGACGTGTTCTATCTCCACTCCCGTCTGCTGGAGCGCGCATCCCGCGTTTCGGAAGAATACGTAGAGAAGTTCACCAACGGCGCAGTGACCGGCAAAACCGGTTCCCTGACCGCATTGCCGATCATCGAAACCCAGGCTGGCGACGTTTCCGCGTTCGTTCCGACCAACGTGATTTCCATCACCGACGGTCAGATCTTCCTGGAATCGGCCATGTTCAACTCGGGCATTCGCCCTGCAGTGAACGCCGGTGTTTCGGTATCCCGTGTGGGTGGTGCCGCTCAGACCAAGATCATCAAGAAGCTCTCCGGTGGTATCCGTACCGCTCTGGCTCAGTACCGTGAACTGGCGGCATTCGCCCAGTTCGCTTCTGACCTGGACGAAGCGACCCGTAAGCAACTTGAGCATGGTCAGCGCGTTACCGAGCTGATGAAGCAGAAGCAATACGCCCCAATGTCGATCGCTGACATGGCGTTGTCGCTGTATGCCGCTGAGCGTGGGTTCCTGACCGACGTTGAAATCGCCAAGGTCGGCAGCTTTGAACAAGCGCTGATTGCTTACTTCAACCGCGATCACGCCGAATTGATGGCGAAGATCAACGTGAAGGGTGACTTCAATGACGATATCGACGCTGGCATGAAAGCCGGTATCGAGAAGTTCAAGGCCACCCAAACCTGGTAA
- a CDS encoding ParB/RepB/Spo0J family partition protein, translated as MAVKKRGLGRGLDALLSGPTVTTLEEQAVQADERELQHLPLDLIQRGKYQPRRDMDPQALEELANSIKAQGVMQPIVVRPIGGGRFEIIAGERRWRASQQAGKETIPAMVRDVSDETAIAMALIENIQREDLNPIEEAIALQRLQQEFQLTQQQVAEAVGKSRVTVSNLLRLIALPEVIKTMLSHGDLEMGHARALLGLPENQQVEGARHVVARGLTVRQTEALVRQWLSGKPAPVETAKPDPDIARLEQRLAERLGSAVQIRHGKKGKGQLVIGYNSLDELQGVLAHIR; from the coding sequence ATGGCCGTCAAGAAACGAGGTCTCGGACGTGGACTGGATGCGCTCCTGAGTGGTCCGACTGTCACGACCCTTGAAGAACAAGCGGTGCAGGCCGACGAGCGTGAGCTGCAACACCTGCCGCTGGACCTGATCCAGCGCGGTAAATACCAGCCACGGCGGGACATGGACCCCCAAGCGCTTGAAGAGCTGGCCAATTCGATCAAGGCTCAGGGCGTGATGCAGCCGATCGTGGTACGCCCGATTGGTGGTGGCCGCTTCGAAATCATTGCCGGTGAACGCCGCTGGCGCGCCAGCCAGCAGGCCGGCAAGGAAACCATCCCGGCGATGGTGCGCGATGTCTCGGATGAAACTGCCATCGCCATGGCGTTGATCGAGAACATCCAGCGAGAAGACCTCAATCCGATCGAAGAAGCGATCGCCCTGCAGCGTTTGCAGCAGGAATTCCAGCTGACCCAGCAACAAGTGGCCGAGGCGGTGGGTAAATCCCGCGTCACGGTCTCCAACTTGTTGCGCCTGATCGCTCTGCCGGAAGTCATCAAGACGATGCTTTCCCATGGCGATCTGGAAATGGGTCATGCCCGCGCTTTGCTCGGTTTACCGGAAAATCAACAAGTTGAAGGGGCGCGACACGTTGTCGCACGAGGTCTCACCGTTCGTCAGACTGAAGCCCTGGTTCGCCAGTGGCTCAGTGGCAAACCTGCACCGGTCGAAACGGCCAAACCTGATCCGGATATCGCGCGTCTCGAGCAGCGCCTGGCCGAGCGCCTGGGCTCTGCGGTGCAAATTCGCCATGGCAAGAAAGGCAAAGGCCAATTGGTCATCGGATATAACTCGCTCGATGAGCTTCAGGGCGTCCTTGCCCACATTCGCTGA
- a CDS encoding F0F1 ATP synthase subunit delta, with product MAELTTLARPYAKAAFEHAQAHQQLASWSAMLGLAAAVSQDDTMQRVLKAPRLTSADKAATFIEVCGDKFDVKVQNFIHVVAENDRLPLLPEIAALFDLYKAEAEKSVDVEVTSAFALNQEQQDKLAKVLSARLNREVRLQATEDASLIGGVVIRAGDLVIDGSIRGKIAKLAEALKS from the coding sequence ATGGCAGAACTGACCACGTTGGCCCGACCTTATGCTAAGGCAGCCTTCGAGCACGCCCAGGCCCACCAGCAGCTGGCCTCTTGGTCAGCCATGCTCGGCCTGGCTGCAGCAGTGTCGCAAGATGACACCATGCAGCGCGTGCTCAAGGCCCCGCGCCTGACGAGCGCAGACAAGGCCGCCACTTTTATTGAAGTGTGCGGCGACAAGTTTGATGTGAAAGTGCAGAACTTCATCCACGTCGTTGCCGAAAACGACCGTCTCCCGCTACTGCCGGAGATTGCCGCTCTGTTCGACCTGTACAAGGCCGAAGCGGAGAAATCGGTAGACGTTGAAGTGACCAGTGCTTTTGCATTGAACCAAGAACAGCAAGACAAACTCGCCAAGGTTCTCAGTGCACGACTCAATCGGGAAGTGCGCCTGCAAGCTACGGAGGACGCATCCCTGATTGGTGGTGTCGTTATCCGCGCCGGCGACCTGGTTATCGATGGCTCGATTCGCGGCAAAATCGCGAAACTTGCCGAAGCATTGAAATCTTGA
- the rsmG gene encoding 16S rRNA (guanine(527)-N(7))-methyltransferase RsmG, with protein MSSLVTSQHAEELSTGARQLGVHLTETQQELLLGYLALLIKWNKAYNLTAVRDPDEMVSRHLLDSLSVMPFIENGRWLDVGSGGGMPGIPLAILFPESHVTCLDSNGKKTRFLTQVKLELKLDNLQVIHSRVEAFVPEQPFSGIVSRAFSSMENFCNWTRHLGDRETRWLAMKGVHPSDELLALPADFHLDSEHALAVPGCQGQRHLLILRRTA; from the coding sequence TTGAGTTCGTTGGTCACCTCGCAACACGCCGAAGAGTTATCCACAGGCGCACGCCAACTGGGTGTGCATCTGACCGAAACCCAGCAAGAGCTGCTGCTGGGCTACCTGGCCCTGTTGATCAAATGGAACAAGGCTTACAACCTCACGGCGGTACGCGATCCCGATGAAATGGTCTCGCGGCATTTGCTCGACAGCCTGAGCGTGATGCCGTTTATCGAAAACGGCCGCTGGCTTGACGTGGGCAGTGGCGGCGGCATGCCTGGTATTCCGTTGGCTATCCTGTTTCCGGAGTCGCACGTGACCTGCCTGGACAGCAATGGCAAGAAAACCCGCTTCCTGACCCAGGTCAAACTGGAGCTGAAGCTGGACAACCTGCAAGTTATCCACAGTCGTGTCGAAGCCTTCGTACCCGAACAGCCCTTCAGCGGAATTGTTTCCAGGGCGTTCAGCAGTATGGAGAACTTCTGCAACTGGACCCGCCACCTGGGCGACCGCGAAACCCGTTGGCTGGCAATGAAGGGCGTTCATCCAAGCGACGAGCTGTTAGCATTGCCGGCAGACTTCCACCTCGATAGCGAACACGCCTTGGCCGTACCCGGTTGCCAAGGCCAACGCCATCTGCTGATACTGCGCCGCACGGCATGA
- the atpE gene encoding F0F1 ATP synthase subunit C, with amino-acid sequence METVVGLTAIAVALLIGLGALGTAIGFGLLGGKFLEGAARQPEMVPMLQVKMFIVAGLLDAVTMIGVGIALFFTFANPFVGQLAG; translated from the coding sequence ATGGAAACTGTAGTTGGTCTAACCGCTATCGCTGTTGCACTGTTGATCGGCCTGGGCGCCCTGGGTACTGCCATTGGTTTCGGCCTGCTGGGCGGCAAATTCCTGGAAGGCGCAGCGCGTCAGCCAGAAATGGTCCCAATGCTGCAAGTTAAAATGTTCATCGTTGCCGGCCTGCTCGACGCCGTAACCATGATCGGCGTTGGTATCGCTCTGTTCTTCACCTTCGCGAACCCCTTCGTTGGTCAACTCGCTGGCTAA
- a CDS encoding F0F1 ATP synthase subunit B, which yields MNINATLIGQSVAFFIFVVFCMKFVWPPVIAALHERQKKIADGLDAASRAARDLELAQEKVGHQLRDAKAQAAEIIEQAKKRGNQIVEEAVEKARVEADRVKASAHAEIEQELNGVKDALRAQLGALAVGGAEKILGATIDQNAHAELVNKLAAEI from the coding sequence GTGAACATTAATGCAACCCTGATTGGCCAATCCGTTGCGTTCTTCATTTTTGTAGTGTTTTGCATGAAGTTCGTGTGGCCTCCGGTCATCGCGGCTTTGCACGAACGTCAGAAGAAGATCGCTGATGGTTTGGACGCTGCCAGCCGTGCAGCTCGCGACCTGGAGTTGGCCCAAGAGAAAGTGGGTCATCAACTGCGCGATGCTAAAGCACAGGCAGCTGAAATCATTGAGCAAGCCAAGAAGCGCGGCAACCAGATCGTCGAAGAGGCTGTTGAAAAAGCCCGCGTCGAAGCTGACCGTGTGAAGGCTTCGGCTCATGCCGAGATCGAACAGGAACTGAACGGCGTCAAAGACGCGCTGCGTGCCCAACTGGGTGCTCTGGCGGTCGGCGGTGCTGAGAAGATCCTCGGTGCCACAATCGATCAAAACGCGCACGCGGAGCTGGTTAACAAACTGGCTGCTGAAATTTAA
- a CDS encoding F0F1 ATP synthase subunit I: protein METRTPNTLPFHRLAVFPVLLAQFVMVLIAALALWYWHGVVAGYSGLCGGLIALLPNMYFAHRAFRFSGARAAQAIVRSFYAGEAGKLILTAVLFALTFAGVKPLAPLAVFGVFVLTQLVSWFAPLLMKTRLSKP, encoded by the coding sequence ATGGAAACCCGCACGCCAAACACGTTGCCGTTCCATCGCTTGGCCGTTTTCCCGGTTTTATTGGCTCAATTTGTCATGGTGCTGATCGCCGCATTGGCGCTTTGGTACTGGCATGGAGTCGTAGCCGGGTATTCAGGACTCTGCGGAGGCCTGATAGCCTTGCTGCCCAATATGTATTTTGCTCACAGGGCCTTTCGGTTTTCCGGCGCCCGAGCAGCCCAGGCCATCGTCCGGTCTTTTTATGCCGGCGAGGCGGGGAAACTGATTTTGACGGCAGTGCTGTTTGCACTGACCTTTGCAGGTGTGAAGCCATTGGCGCCGCTGGCTGTATTCGGCGTCTTCGTGTTGACCCAACTGGTCAGCTGGTTCGCTCCCCTGCTAATGAAAACAAGACTTTCGAAACCTTAG
- a CDS encoding ParA family protein has product MAKVFAIANQKGGVGKTTTCINLAASLVATKRRVLLIDLDPQGNATMGSGVDKHGLENSVYDLLIGECDLAQAMHYSEHGGYQLLPANRDLTAAEVVLLEMQMKESRLRSALAPIRENYDYILIDCPPSLSMLTLNALVAADGVIIPMQCEYYALEGLSDLVDNIKRIAELLNPNLQIEGLLRTMFDPRLSLMNDVSAQLKEHFGEQLYDTVIPRNIRLAEAPSYGMPALAYDKTSRGAIAYLALAGEMVRRQRRNSRTAAAQPT; this is encoded by the coding sequence ATGGCTAAGGTATTCGCGATAGCGAACCAGAAAGGTGGCGTGGGCAAAACCACCACCTGCATCAACCTCGCAGCATCCCTGGTCGCGACAAAGCGCCGGGTGCTGTTGATCGATCTCGATCCACAGGGCAACGCCACCATGGGTAGCGGTGTGGATAAACACGGCCTGGAAAACTCGGTCTACGACTTGCTGATTGGTGAGTGCGACCTCGCCCAGGCCATGCACTACTCCGAGCATGGCGGTTATCAACTGCTGCCGGCCAACCGCGATTTGACCGCGGCGGAAGTCGTGCTGTTGGAAATGCAGATGAAAGAAAGCCGCTTGCGCAGTGCCTTGGCGCCGATCCGCGAGAATTACGACTACATCCTGATCGACTGTCCGCCGTCGCTGTCGATGCTCACGCTCAACGCTTTGGTGGCTGCCGATGGGGTAATTATCCCCATGCAGTGCGAGTACTACGCACTGGAAGGGTTGAGCGACCTTGTGGATAACATCAAGCGTATCGCCGAGTTGCTGAACCCGAACCTGCAGATCGAAGGCTTGCTGCGGACCATGTTCGACCCGCGCTTGAGCCTGATGAACGATGTTTCGGCGCAGCTCAAGGAACACTTTGGCGAGCAACTGTACGACACCGTGATCCCGCGCAATATCCGTCTGGCCGAAGCGCCAAGCTACGGCATGCCGGCTTTGGCATACGACAAAACATCGCGTGGTGCGATTGCCTACCTGGCCCTGGCCGGCGAGATGGTTCGTCGCCAACGCCGCAATTCACGCACTGCTGCAGCCCAGCCAACTTAA
- the mnmE gene encoding tRNA uridine-5-carboxymethylaminomethyl(34) synthesis GTPase MnmE — MSAPRETIAAVATAQGRGGVGIVRISGPLAGIAAKAISGRDLKPRYAHYGPFLDADNGVLDEGLALYFPGPNSFTGEDVLELQGHGGPIVLDMLLQRCLQLGCRLARPGEFSERAFLNDKLDLAQAEAIADLIEASSAQAARNALRSLQGAFSLRVHNLTEQLISLRIYVEAAIDFPEEEIDFLADGHVLAMLDKVRDELSTVLREAGQGALLRDGMTVVIAGRPNAGKSSLLNALAGREAAIVTEIAGTTRDILREHIHIDGMPLHVVDTAGLRDTDDQVEKIGVERALKAIGEADRVLLVVDATAPEAVDPFALWPEFLEQRPDPAKVTLIRNKADLTGEAIAMETSDDGHVTISLSAKSAGDGLELLRDHLKACMGYEQTSESSFSARRRHLEALRHARAALEHGRAQLTLAGAGELLAEDLRQAQQLLGEITGAFSSDDLLGRIFSSFCIGK, encoded by the coding sequence ATGAGCGCTCCTCGTGAAACCATCGCTGCTGTCGCTACCGCTCAAGGTCGCGGCGGTGTCGGTATCGTTCGAATTTCCGGGCCGCTCGCCGGCATTGCCGCCAAAGCCATCAGTGGTCGTGATCTCAAGCCTCGCTACGCGCATTACGGCCCCTTCCTGGATGCGGATAACGGGGTATTGGACGAAGGCTTGGCACTTTATTTCCCGGGCCCTAATTCCTTTACCGGCGAAGATGTCCTCGAATTGCAAGGACACGGTGGCCCGATCGTCCTGGATATGTTGCTGCAACGCTGCCTGCAACTGGGTTGTCGCCTGGCGCGCCCGGGAGAATTCAGCGAGCGGGCATTCCTCAACGACAAGCTCGACCTAGCGCAGGCCGAAGCGATAGCCGACTTGATCGAGGCCAGTTCTGCACAGGCTGCGCGCAATGCATTGCGCTCGCTGCAGGGGGCGTTTTCCCTGCGTGTGCATAACTTGACCGAGCAACTGATCAGCCTGCGTATCTACGTGGAAGCGGCGATTGATTTTCCGGAAGAGGAAATCGACTTCCTTGCCGATGGCCATGTATTGGCGATGCTGGACAAGGTCCGCGACGAATTATCCACAGTACTGCGCGAAGCCGGGCAAGGCGCCTTGCTGCGTGACGGCATGACCGTGGTGATTGCCGGTCGACCCAATGCCGGTAAATCCAGCTTGCTCAATGCCCTGGCGGGGCGTGAAGCGGCGATCGTTACCGAGATTGCCGGTACCACACGGGATATCCTGCGCGAACATATCCACATCGACGGTATGCCCTTGCATGTGGTCGATACCGCCGGTCTGCGTGATACAGACGACCAGGTGGAAAAGATCGGTGTAGAACGGGCGCTCAAGGCCATCGGCGAAGCGGATCGGGTGCTGCTGGTGGTGGATGCCACCGCACCTGAAGCTGTTGATCCTTTTGCGCTGTGGCCGGAATTCCTTGAACAACGGCCAGACCCGGCCAAAGTCACCTTGATCCGCAATAAGGCTGACCTCACAGGGGAAGCCATTGCCATGGAAACCAGTGACGATGGCCACGTCACCATAAGTCTGAGTGCGAAGTCGGCCGGGGACGGCCTGGAGCTGCTGCGTGACCACCTCAAGGCCTGCATGGGTTACGAACAGACTTCAGAAAGCAGCTTCAGCGCTCGCCGCAGGCACCTGGAGGCGTTGCGTCATGCCCGCGCGGCCTTGGAACACGGTCGGGCACAGCTGACCTTGGCGGGGGCAGGGGAGCTGCTGGCTGAGGATCTACGCCAGGCCCAACAGCTGTTGGGCGAAATCACGGGGGCATTCAGCTCGGATGATTTGCTGGGACGGATTTTTTCCAGCTTCTGCATCGGTAAATAG